The Bacillus sp. F19 DNA segment GAGGTGGAATGGAGCAGAAAAATGGCACTCACCCTGAAAAAAGTGCGTCAAAATGGGTGAATGGAGCAGAAAAATCGTCTCCACCTAGAAAAAAGTGCGTCAAAGAGGAGGAATGGAGCAGAAAAATGGCCTTCACCCTGAAAAAAGTGCGTCAAAATGGGTGAATGGAGCAGAAAAATCGTCTCCACCTAGAAAAAAGTGCGTCAAAACAGGTAAATGAGGCCATTAACACAAATGAGAAATGCACATGATTATTCTGTTAAAAGAGCCTGAACAGAACACATGTGCACGGTTAATCTATATTTTAGTCGTTATATGTAATTAGGGTAGGTTATTTTGATTCAGCCCGTCTTTGGACACTTAAACAACGTAAGCCCTGCCTCTCATACGTCCTTGCGGTTCCAAGCCCGCGCCAGCTAGTGTAAGTGTAAATCTCAGATGTGCCCGAATCATTGCCTCTAAGCTTTATTTACCCGATCTTTCAGGTGTTAAAACGTCTGGTAAAGAGTTTATCTTTTTTGAATGGTGCGAACTCTCAAAATAACAAATCGGATGAGAAATCCGGTCAGCAATCCTGGAATAAGGGAAAGCATCGGCAGCCAGATCGGTCCGAAGAGTACTCCGAACAGCTTGAGTTTTGGAGAGTACATTAACCCGACTGTGACAAAATAAGCACCGAATGCAAAAGGCAAAAAGGACAGTGGAGGTGCGGGACCATCCGCATTTTTGTATGCATCATACATCGCAAACATGTAAATGCAAGGATAAAACATAAGCCATCCGAATTCAACCGTTTGAATGGCCGCATCAATTTCACCTAAAAAACTAAGCATGATGACCTGACCTGAAGTGACTGCACGTATTAATCAGCAGTTCCAGGGATATAAACAGGATTCCTTTAATCAGCTGGCGGTTCAGAAGCTGTCCAAACCCAGGGAATGCAATGCTCCACAACAGGACTTCTAGTTTACTTGTTTTCACATACGTACCTGCCTATCAGGATTCGTGTGATTTCCATATGAACGAATCAATCTTATGTTATTTTTTGTAAAAATCCCGAAGAACATACTACAAATTTAAGGGATGCCAAACATACAGAAAAAAGTTCTGAATTTCTGCTACTTTAATGATCGTTTCCTTGTATAACGTATACGAAAGGAGGTGATCAGCATGGCAGAAACAATCATTCTTGATTCACAGCTTCGCCTTGTATTCGATATGGGGATGGATGAAAAAGGAGAACAGGTATATAAATACAAGAATTACAACAACGTGAAAACATCAGCAACCGCTGAACAGCTGCTGCAGGCAGCATCCGCAATTACAGATCTGCAAACACAAACCTTATCTCATGTAGAACGAAACGATTCTCATCAGGTAACAGCTTAATCACTAAAACATGCAGGAAAGGAGGGAGTATAAATGGCGAAAACGCTGGAGCTTCAATTTTTAAATGAAGAGGGCAAGCAGGTGAAAATCAACATC contains these protein-coding regions:
- a CDS encoding DUF1659 domain-containing protein, producing MAETIILDSQLRLVFDMGMDEKGEQVYKYKNYNNVKTSATAEQLLQAASAITDLQTQTLSHVERNDSHQVTA